From Poecile atricapillus isolate bPoeAtr1 chromosome 11, bPoeAtr1.hap1, whole genome shotgun sequence, one genomic window encodes:
- the REC114 gene encoding meiotic recombination protein REC114, producing MVPGSSCPLNDQLVNIFIVNGPRGGDRQRELHVLVLVLLLLAAQLPPRSLTRHKMAATVFALLSPLSTGGRTRHIGTAGGPFGEGRGYSHATLGAGEEEEKNSRALPAAAPQSPQRGMAAAAAGGGCGSQPGLASAPGSAGDTSLLGGATVWPLKRYGRFLPPKDGDDEGQNTSWKVFESNEESGPLVLTIVESGHFFISQERTVLEGFSLIDSHKWLKIVRRAECLLLRAQAKNECRMFRVQFGGSSKEEVQEHCRSCVQKLSEYIPVQGAEEQSQQLCHGTSQDTQGMDTEHAPDEPLPDSCTSLGERRSVAQLAQSVLRQRPELPPALPHPAWSARELGPFIRLCLMDQHFPAFVEDVEKELHRLAEQ from the exons ATGGTACCTGGATCCTCCTGCCCCCTCAATGACCAGCTCGTGaacatttttattgttaatGGGCCAAG GGGCGGCGACAGACAGCGAGAGCTTCACGTCCTcgtcctcgtcctcctcctccttgctgCGCAGCTCCCACCGCGCTCCCTCACACGCCACAAAATGGCGGCCACGGTGTTCGCactcctctctcccctcagcACCGGCGGGCGGACCCGCCACATCGGCACGGCCGGGGGCCCCTTTGGAGAAGGGAGAGGCTATAGCCACGCTACCCTCGGAGCGGgcgaggaggaagagaaaaa CTCCCGCGCGCTGCCCGCAGCCGCCCCTCAGAGCCCTCAGCGCGgcatggcggcggcggcggctggcGGCGGCTGTGGCTCCCAGCCCGGGCTGGCTTCGGCGCCGGGCAGCGCCGGCGACACCTCCCTCCTGGGCGGCGCCACAGTGTGGCCCTTGAAGCGCTACGGTCGCTTCCTCCCCCCGAAGGACGGTGACGATGAGGGGCAAAACACCTCTTGGAAG GTGTTTGAATCAAATGAAGAATCAGGCCCTCTTGTCCTTACCATTGTGGAGTCTGGccatttctttatttcccaAGAGCGAACAGTGCTG GAAGGCTTTTCCCTGATCGATTCCCACAAGTGGCTGAAGATTGTGAGGAGAGCAGAGTGCCTGCTGCTCCGGGCACAGGCCAAG AACGAGTGCCGCATGTTCCGTGTGCAGTTCGGAGGGAGCTCCAAGGAGGAGGTGCAGGAGCACTGCCGCAGCTGTGTCCAGAAACTCAGCGAGTACATCCCGGTGCAGGGGGCTGAGGaacagagccagcagctctgccacgGCACCAGCCAGGACACCCAGGGCATGGACACTGAGCATGCA CCAGATGAGCCTCTCCCAGACTCCTGCACAAGCCTTGGAGAAAGAAGATCTGTAGCACAGCTCGCACAG TCGGTGCTGCGGCAGCGGCCGGAGCTGCCCCCGGCACTGCCGCACCCAGCCTGGAGCGCCCGGGAGCTGGGGCCCTTCATCCGCCTCTGCCTCATGGACCAGCACTTCCCAGCCTTCGTGGAGGACGTGGAGAAGGAACTGCACAGGCTCGCCGAGCAGTGA